Proteins found in one Moritella sp. Urea-trap-13 genomic segment:
- a CDS encoding carbohydrate porin, protein MKLTKIALTCLVATGIAAPQIAFADDSFEFHGYAIFGVNYEKDNNEVIDAKDGVSDDDIYEVGKLGNQASGGEFLFLKKLEGENGTKWDIGVMYENWGWGTGLKQAWAGASNVFESQPNAYVWAGRRFNARYLQNLNDYKAIWADGQGAGVSGVDLGFANLDLSFVQTGQDGINNTNSGFFAGTSKLSDIKLSDDVSLDLIAHYGFTNNSVDDNAKAAAADAQTAWDNGATDNTFAHQDAVAAGATRPGDAGEVEDAYILAAVVKAWNQKLLVRYSDNATSDVLNRQYGYLHGSRTYVSLEGGRALGDSLSVDYLLGYTATDFDDATTADTNAANAIVRPMYQWNDIHSTWLEAGYSVVDFDGDQEENEAYKVTLSQNIAIGGVAWSRPQLRFYVTAGEETNNGVTEHPVIAGAAFEAWW, encoded by the coding sequence ATGAAATTAACAAAAATCGCTTTAACATGCTTAGTCGCAACTGGCATAGCAGCACCACAAATCGCATTTGCGGATGACAGTTTTGAATTCCACGGTTACGCTATATTTGGTGTTAACTATGAGAAAGATAATAATGAAGTAATTGATGCTAAGGATGGAGTTAGCGATGATGACATATATGAAGTAGGTAAATTAGGCAACCAAGCGAGCGGTGGTGAGTTTCTTTTTCTTAAAAAGCTTGAAGGCGAAAACGGCACTAAGTGGGATATTGGTGTTATGTATGAAAACTGGGGCTGGGGAACAGGCTTGAAACAGGCTTGGGCTGGTGCTTCAAATGTGTTTGAATCACAACCAAATGCTTATGTTTGGGCAGGACGACGATTTAATGCACGTTATCTACAGAATCTAAATGACTACAAAGCTATTTGGGCAGATGGTCAAGGCGCTGGCGTTAGCGGTGTAGACCTTGGTTTTGCTAATCTTGATTTAAGTTTTGTTCAAACGGGTCAAGATGGTATTAATAATACTAATAGTGGCTTTTTTGCTGGAACGTCAAAACTAAGTGATATCAAATTATCAGATGATGTTAGTTTGGATCTCATCGCGCATTATGGTTTTACCAATAATTCTGTTGATGATAATGCGAAAGCTGCTGCTGCTGATGCTCAAACTGCTTGGGACAACGGTGCAACTGACAATACTTTTGCTCATCAAGACGCTGTAGCAGCTGGTGCAACACGACCAGGTGATGCGGGTGAAGTAGAGGATGCTTACATACTTGCTGCGGTAGTCAAAGCTTGGAATCAAAAACTACTTGTTCGTTATTCTGATAATGCAACTAGTGACGTTCTAAATCGACAATATGGATATCTACATGGTTCAAGAACTTACGTTAGTTTAGAAGGCGGTCGGGCATTAGGTGATAGCCTGTCAGTTGATTATCTACTTGGTTATACTGCCACTGATTTTGATGATGCTACTACTGCAGATACGAATGCCGCTAATGCAATTGTCCGTCCAATGTATCAATGGAACGATATTCACTCTACTTGGTTAGAAGCGGGTTATTCAGTAGTCGATTTTGACGGTGATCAAGAGGAAAATGAAGCATATAAAGTAACCTTATCGCAAAACATTGCAATTGGCGGCGTAGCTTGGTCTCGTCCACAGCTACGTTTCTATGTGACTGCGGGTGAAGAGACAAATAATGGTGTTACAGAGCATCCAGTAATCGCTGGTGCAGCGTTCGAAGCTTGGTGGTAG
- a CDS encoding ABC transporter ATP-binding protein, with protein MMDTLKSPEVVLSVKNMIKDFPIGQSNSKKNLMRAVNDVSFDLCKGEALAIVGESGSGKSTGARILTRIYDKTGGDIIFKGQPLDEYVKEHGTLEYARQVQMIFQDPFGSLNPVHSIFHHIARPLLIHKRGDKETVKTLVYELLELVGLFPAVETAEKYPFELSGGQRQRVAIARALAVDPEVILADEPISMLDVSVRLGILNLMADLKDKHGISFMYITHDIATARYFAEKTAVMYVGHMVEWGNSDKVTQTPQHPYTQLLLSAVPEAGKSGRRDLGAKKGEIPLWRPTSKGCPFAARCPRILDKCTGSFPAITKIAEDHFIRCHNI; from the coding sequence ATGATGGATACGTTAAAAAGTCCTGAAGTGGTACTTTCAGTAAAAAATATGATAAAAGATTTTCCTATCGGTCAATCAAATAGTAAAAAGAACTTGATGCGTGCGGTAAATGATGTGTCATTTGATTTGTGTAAAGGCGAAGCGCTGGCTATTGTTGGCGAGTCTGGTTCAGGTAAAAGTACGGGTGCTCGAATTCTAACGCGTATTTATGATAAAACGGGTGGCGATATTATTTTTAAAGGACAACCTTTAGATGAGTACGTTAAGGAACATGGCACGCTTGAATATGCACGCCAAGTGCAGATGATTTTCCAAGACCCGTTTGGATCACTTAATCCAGTGCATTCTATTTTTCATCATATTGCGCGCCCTCTGCTTATTCATAAACGCGGAGATAAAGAAACGGTTAAGACGTTGGTTTATGAGCTTCTTGAGCTGGTTGGTTTGTTTCCTGCCGTTGAAACAGCAGAAAAATATCCATTTGAGTTAAGTGGCGGGCAAAGACAACGTGTTGCTATTGCCCGAGCCTTAGCTGTAGACCCTGAAGTTATTTTAGCCGATGAGCCGATTTCGATGCTGGATGTATCTGTTCGTCTTGGCATTTTAAACTTAATGGCTGATCTTAAAGATAAACACGGCATTTCGTTTATGTACATTACCCATGATATTGCTACGGCAAGATATTTTGCAGAAAAAACTGCAGTTATGTATGTCGGGCATATGGTGGAATGGGGTAATAGTGACAAAGTAACGCAAACACCGCAACATCCTTATACGCAATTATTACTTTCAGCTGTTCCTGAAGCGGGTAAAAGTGGTCGTCGTGATCTGGGTGCTAAAAAAGGTGAAATACCATTATGGAGACCGACAAGTAAAGGTTGCCCATTTGCTGCGCGTTGTCCTCGTATTTTAGATAAATGTACTGGTAGTTTCCCCGCTATTACTAAAATTGCGGAAGATCATTTTATCCGTTGCCACAATATTTAA
- a CDS encoding MATE family efflux transporter, whose amino-acid sequence MNFKNTLISNQNTTSASMLVKVIKLGFPVAIQSALLAILALADVLMVSDLGQEATASVGIASKWLFVAAMIMGGMASANGILVAQYWGRNDRRSAKTVTLLAMISGAKILVLVSLVITFFSGYIMMLQTNDATVIELGSTYLWYSVPILILTHLLVITESALRGSGDTMTPLYFGSITIVVNITLNFWLIKGGLGVPAMGVAGAALATTISRLLQVVLTFCVLYSRKHWLFTTQILTESDKLWSSYKHIAIPSTLSALTWAAGVLGYQVIFGHMGTTELAVFSMIGPFESLCYSLFFGISVACSVLLGQSLGRDEFTNAHEISKFFVKAVFTLGLCTGLLLFFAKEAILSWLNLTSEELYPLASPALTVLFCFIWLRMLNAVIINGILRAGGDNHFCLRMDFFSAWMVGVPLTAFAAFVLKLDFQYIYMLMLTEELVKFALCFHRYLKCYWMKNLTVTTI is encoded by the coding sequence ATGAATTTTAAAAACACCTTAATTTCGAACCAAAACACTACATCTGCCTCGATGTTAGTCAAGGTAATTAAGCTTGGATTTCCTGTGGCAATTCAAAGTGCATTACTTGCAATATTAGCACTTGCAGATGTGTTAATGGTAAGCGATCTTGGTCAAGAAGCAACTGCGTCTGTGGGAATCGCCTCAAAATGGCTTTTTGTTGCGGCCATGATAATGGGAGGAATGGCGTCTGCTAATGGTATATTAGTAGCACAATATTGGGGACGAAATGATAGACGGTCTGCTAAAACAGTCACCTTGCTAGCAATGATCAGCGGCGCAAAAATATTAGTGTTGGTTAGCTTAGTCATCACATTTTTTTCTGGCTACATAATGATGCTGCAAACAAATGATGCCACGGTTATTGAATTAGGCTCAACTTACCTCTGGTATAGCGTCCCAATATTGATTCTAACTCATTTACTCGTGATTACAGAATCTGCTTTGCGAGGGTCTGGTGATACCATGACTCCTTTATATTTTGGATCAATAACAATTGTCGTCAATATTACACTGAACTTCTGGCTTATTAAGGGTGGATTAGGTGTTCCTGCCATGGGGGTTGCAGGTGCAGCTTTAGCAACAACAATCTCACGTTTATTGCAAGTTGTGCTTACCTTTTGTGTTTTATACTCGCGCAAGCATTGGTTGTTCACCACTCAGATATTGACTGAATCCGATAAGCTGTGGTCATCTTACAAACACATTGCAATCCCCTCTACTCTCAGCGCATTAACATGGGCTGCTGGCGTGCTAGGATATCAAGTTATTTTCGGGCATATGGGAACAACGGAACTTGCAGTATTCAGTATGATTGGTCCATTTGAATCATTATGTTACTCGTTATTTTTCGGTATATCAGTTGCATGTTCAGTACTGCTTGGGCAATCACTCGGACGAGATGAATTTACCAATGCCCATGAAATATCTAAATTCTTTGTCAAAGCAGTATTTACACTTGGTTTATGTACTGGGTTGTTACTCTTTTTTGCTAAAGAAGCAATTCTGTCTTGGTTAAACCTAACAAGTGAGGAACTGTATCCATTAGCCTCTCCTGCATTAACTGTTCTGTTCTGCTTTATCTGGTTACGAATGCTCAACGCAGTCATTATCAACGGTATTTTACGTGCAGGCGGTGACAATCACTTTTGCTTACGTATGGATTTCTTTTCCGCGTGGATGGTCGGCGTACCACTTACTGCATTTGCAGCCTTTGTATTAAAATTGGATTTTCAATACATATATATGTTGATGTTAACTGAAGAATTAGTGAAATTTGCTCTTTGTTTCCACCGTTACTTAAAATGTTATTGGATGAAAAATTTAACGGTTACAACGATATAG
- a CDS encoding LacI family DNA-binding transcriptional regulator — protein sequence MLITIKEVSELAKVSQATVSRVLNNHSTVKEANKIKVFEAIEKLGYKPNAFAQALASSRSNSIGMLVGSLDGPFYGPLMHHAEDTVRQKNMHLIVTSGQESKEKEKDSIRFLQSRQVDGLIIHSDMLSDEELLNIAKETPATIILNRYIPELSKQCIRIDNELGGYLATLYLLESGHRKIACVTGQLGKIDSRDRLQGYRNALAEYGIPYDANLVEEGRFDHTGNHEKLRRLLDRANEITAIFCQNDNIALAAYDICNEKNVIIGEDISIVGFDNDSYSQHIRPGLTTINFPVKDMGIEAANGILSLINNKAYDLKNKLSPALVIRKSVKILN from the coding sequence ATGTTGATCACCATTAAGGAAGTATCGGAACTCGCCAAAGTTTCTCAAGCAACAGTTTCAAGAGTGTTAAATAACCATTCGACGGTCAAAGAAGCCAATAAAATAAAGGTGTTTGAAGCAATAGAAAAATTGGGCTACAAACCAAATGCTTTTGCTCAAGCACTGGCATCTAGTCGTTCAAATAGTATCGGCATGCTGGTGGGTTCACTAGATGGACCTTTCTACGGGCCTTTGATGCATCACGCTGAAGATACCGTTCGCCAAAAGAATATGCATTTAATTGTAACCAGTGGTCAGGAATCAAAAGAAAAAGAAAAAGACTCGATTCGATTTCTTCAGTCTAGACAAGTTGATGGTTTAATTATTCATTCTGATATGTTATCAGATGAGGAGTTACTCAATATAGCCAAAGAAACACCCGCGACAATTATTCTAAATCGTTATATACCTGAGTTATCGAAACAATGTATCCGTATTGATAATGAGCTTGGCGGATATCTTGCTACCTTGTACTTACTTGAATCAGGCCATCGCAAGATTGCTTGTGTCACTGGACAACTCGGGAAAATTGACAGCCGAGATCGCCTGCAGGGATATCGAAATGCACTTGCTGAGTATGGTATTCCGTACGATGCTAACTTGGTTGAAGAAGGACGCTTTGATCATACAGGCAACCACGAAAAGCTCAGACGTTTACTCGATCGTGCGAATGAAATTACGGCTATCTTCTGCCAAAACGACAATATAGCATTAGCAGCCTATGATATATGTAATGAAAAAAATGTAATCATTGGTGAAGATATCTCGATTGTCGGTTTCGATAATGATAGTTACAGCCAACATATTAGACCTGGGCTCACTACTATTAACTTTCCTGTCAAGGATATGGGTATTGAAGCCGCGAACGGGATCTTATCTTTAATCAATAATAAAGCCTATGATCTGAAAAATAAATTATCACCAGCGTTAGTCATCCGAAAATCAGTAAAAATATTAAACTGA
- a CDS encoding glycoside hydrolase family 16 protein has product MIKNAPLSIFKLTAVTLALALAGCSSHSTALMIDNTLEKTSTPKALVLTAEEITPSAKWKLLWSDEFDGSEIDKKKWETIENCWGGGNNEQQCYTHRKSNAFVKDGKLNIIAQKGNFTGPDNADGNISSTKILPYTSAKLRSIRKGNWKYGRFEVRAKLPQGQGTWPAIWMLPTDWVYGGWAASGEIDIMEAVNLKTPSTEKGAAKGELESRVFGTLHYGKPWPDNKFTGQATHLPGDVNPADNFHTYAIEWEEGEIRWYVDNVHFATQKKDGWYSQHMEDGVFVSGGKNAPFNQKFHMLLNIAVGGNWAANANNGGIDESVFPQTLAVDYVRVYRCSADRWKGKGCSAVSDKAKLVEGTPEPEILIGNGNFGKGPIFDVYKDELSAGIAFDGYNPEKAVTQEQVQEAGRGNVWKITKTGKVGNVYLRAPKTDLSHWMEGGQLVFDLNVESKEDETELLVKMDSGWPNASDITVTQPAVGTWREVRINIADLIAGGNRFAPGNQADIKAIGNVLVIEPLGEMTLKVDNIRFEYGPK; this is encoded by the coding sequence ATGATAAAAAACGCACCACTCTCAATATTCAAGCTCACTGCTGTAACATTGGCCTTGGCGCTGGCAGGTTGTTCCTCTCACAGCACAGCCTTAATGATAGATAACACGCTTGAGAAAACCTCCACCCCCAAAGCGTTGGTTCTGACTGCGGAGGAGATAACACCGAGTGCAAAATGGAAATTACTTTGGAGTGATGAATTCGATGGCAGCGAAATTGATAAAAAGAAATGGGAAACGATAGAGAACTGTTGGGGTGGAGGTAACAATGAGCAACAATGTTATACCCATCGTAAAAGTAATGCTTTTGTTAAAGATGGTAAACTGAATATCATCGCCCAAAAAGGCAACTTTACCGGACCTGATAACGCAGATGGTAATATAAGCAGCACAAAGATCTTACCTTACACCTCAGCGAAATTACGCTCGATAAGAAAAGGTAACTGGAAATATGGCCGTTTTGAAGTTCGCGCAAAACTACCTCAAGGTCAAGGTACTTGGCCTGCGATTTGGATGTTGCCAACAGATTGGGTTTACGGCGGCTGGGCGGCGTCCGGTGAAATCGATATTATGGAAGCGGTTAACCTGAAAACACCTTCTACAGAAAAAGGGGCTGCCAAGGGTGAGCTTGAGTCACGCGTTTTTGGCACCTTGCATTATGGTAAACCTTGGCCGGACAATAAATTCACAGGTCAAGCTACGCATCTGCCTGGTGATGTAAACCCTGCCGATAATTTCCATACTTATGCTATTGAATGGGAAGAAGGAGAAATCCGCTGGTATGTTGATAATGTTCATTTTGCGACTCAAAAAAAAGACGGCTGGTATAGCCAACATATGGAAGATGGCGTTTTTGTCAGTGGCGGTAAAAATGCCCCATTTAATCAGAAGTTTCATATGCTGCTGAATATTGCTGTTGGTGGTAACTGGGCTGCTAATGCCAATAATGGTGGTATTGATGAGTCCGTATTCCCGCAAACATTAGCCGTTGACTATGTACGAGTTTACCGTTGTTCAGCGGATCGTTGGAAAGGTAAAGGCTGCTCAGCAGTGTCTGATAAAGCTAAGTTAGTTGAAGGGACTCCTGAACCGGAAATTCTAATCGGTAATGGTAACTTTGGTAAAGGCCCTATTTTTGATGTTTACAAAGATGAACTGAGTGCAGGCATAGCCTTTGATGGCTACAACCCAGAGAAAGCTGTAACTCAAGAACAAGTTCAAGAAGCTGGTCGCGGCAACGTGTGGAAAATAACTAAAACAGGAAAAGTTGGCAATGTATATTTACGAGCGCCGAAAACTGATCTCAGTCACTGGATGGAGGGAGGTCAACTAGTATTTGATCTGAATGTAGAAAGTAAAGAAGATGAGACTGAACTATTAGTTAAAATGGACAGCGGCTGGCCTAATGCGAGCGATATTACCGTTACTCAACCAGCGGTAGGTACATGGCGCGAAGTACGTATTAATATCGCTGATTTAATTGCGGGTGGAAACAGATTTGCGCCGGGCAACCAGGCTGACATCAAGGCCATTGGCAATGTACTGGTTATAGAACCTTTAGGTGAAATGACCTTAAAAGTTGATAATATTCGTTTTGAATATGGGCCTAAGTAA
- a CDS encoding helix-turn-helix transcriptional regulator, translating into MIHLRMEKAANLLQYREWTISMIALRLGYKDPYNFTHHFRKCFGCSPSRYREHPEQQGIIILCVLAIFS; encoded by the coding sequence TTGATTCATTTACGTATGGAAAAAGCGGCTAATTTACTTCAATATCGTGAGTGGACTATTTCTATGATTGCTCTACGCTTGGGCTATAAAGACCCTTACAATTTTACTCACCATTTTAGGAAGTGCTTTGGTTGTTCACCAAGTCGTTATAGGGAACACCCTGAACAGCAAGGTATTATCATTCTCTGCGTATTAGCTATATTCAGTTGA
- a CDS encoding ABC transporter ATP-binding protein, translating into MKKPLLEINNLCVDYVSPNGIARAVNNVSLSIKPGETLGIAGESGCGKSTLAFAIARLHRAPGLIPEGEILYNGKDVLKMSDKELRGFRWNDVSVVFQSAMNSLNPVITIGEQLIDVILAHKKITVKAATEKAVELLAIVGLPGDRLKSFPHQLSGGMRQRVVIAIALALEPKLIIMDEPTTALDVVVEREILNELYDLKEKFGFSILFISHDLSLMGEIADRIGVMYAGNLIEIGDAKTVFTNPSHPYTKGLISSFPTIHGPKERLYGIPGDPVNLLRLPEGCNFNPRCDDCMDICKKDEPQLIELSVDYKAACHKL; encoded by the coding sequence ATGAAAAAGCCACTGTTAGAAATAAATAACCTTTGTGTTGATTATGTATCCCCAAATGGTATCGCAAGAGCGGTTAATAATGTCAGTTTATCGATTAAACCCGGTGAAACGCTTGGAATAGCAGGGGAATCAGGTTGCGGAAAAAGTACATTAGCATTTGCCATTGCACGTTTGCATAGGGCCCCGGGGTTAATACCTGAAGGGGAAATTCTTTACAACGGCAAAGATGTTTTAAAAATGTCTGATAAAGAATTACGTGGTTTCCGTTGGAACGATGTGTCTGTTGTTTTCCAAAGTGCGATGAATTCATTAAACCCGGTTATTACCATCGGCGAGCAGCTTATTGATGTGATTCTTGCGCATAAAAAAATTACGGTTAAAGCGGCCACAGAGAAGGCGGTTGAATTACTTGCTATTGTTGGGCTTCCTGGCGATCGTCTCAAAAGCTTCCCGCACCAACTTAGTGGTGGTATGAGGCAGCGTGTTGTGATTGCGATTGCATTAGCGCTTGAACCTAAGCTTATTATTATGGATGAGCCTACAACGGCATTAGATGTAGTGGTCGAACGCGAAATCTTAAATGAACTTTATGATTTAAAAGAAAAATTTGGTTTTTCAATTTTATTTATCAGCCATGATTTAAGTTTGATGGGAGAAATTGCAGATCGTATTGGCGTTATGTATGCCGGTAATCTGATTGAAATTGGTGATGCGAAGACAGTATTTACTAACCCATCTCATCCTTATACCAAAGGTTTGATCTCTTCATTCCCGACGATTCATGGGCCGAAGGAGCGCCTCTACGGCATTCCTGGTGATCCGGTGAATTTGTTACGTTTGCCAGAAGGTTGTAATTTTAATCCGCGTTGTGATGATTGCATGGATATTTGTAAAAAAGATGAACCTCAGTTAATTGAATTGAGTGTCGATTACAAAGCCGCTTGTCACAAATTATAA
- a CDS encoding methyl-accepting chemotaxis protein has translation MLKKNKQTSIIKRMYAGFAVMIILFVATVTLMLNGTSRIYNQLESVNEDALPLLAHANQTSVNLLIADKIFKDFLTTQDPQRMQDYENKFALAHQDFSEALGKLAHISADNTSLNSHLSALEALEDRYFSESSKAMSNYKIQLTMRKERQKAIRHFQKLQTELQIGMKEYINGQDNIAVKLMAKSYFTQLKKTEIITSDALASNKIAAISKAMKDNKRSVTRLNFAYGGLTAQLPSLKEAFDGPVKQFIQDVGKKSGVLDQHFKYVNASHVLYANITVLVVEVDQAMAILETFRSEAEQAMDNAIDNADQIYAEGYTQAILMGGGVTVFLVFLGWLLAQNVRKPLVSILKALEELTAGDMTQRVIGNTFIEFNQLSKHINTLASNLQDILQKLSTTSGNLAQAAAQNQSTMTKSRARLDDQRQQTASVATAMVEMEHSVKDVAASAQSSMDKVRDVEAAVQTGRDVMSDNISTIQLLSENLDESVKVVSTVQEMSSDIGSILDVIRHIADQTNLLALNAAIEAARAGEQGRGFAVVADEVRVLAERTTQSTGEIEGMIQNLQQKSGQASSVMQTCVNEMNKSVTQTSDANNAMEQIQANIIEISKMSYHITHAAEEQRSTSNSIARSLEDISNIADDNNLSMEKIAQVSDTLDELAHQQNELVHQFNV, from the coding sequence ATGCTCAAAAAAAATAAGCAAACCTCGATAATTAAACGTATGTATGCGGGGTTTGCGGTGATGATAATATTGTTTGTCGCGACTGTCACTTTAATGTTGAACGGTACAAGTCGTATTTACAATCAGCTTGAATCTGTGAATGAAGATGCTTTACCACTGCTTGCTCATGCCAATCAAACCAGCGTTAACTTACTGATTGCAGATAAAATTTTCAAAGATTTTCTCACAACTCAAGATCCGCAACGGATGCAGGACTATGAAAATAAATTTGCACTGGCACATCAAGATTTTAGCGAGGCTCTTGGTAAGTTAGCTCACATCTCTGCTGATAACACATCATTAAATAGTCATTTAAGTGCGCTAGAGGCCCTAGAAGATCGTTACTTCTCTGAGTCGAGTAAAGCGATGAGTAATTATAAAATCCAACTTACTATGCGGAAAGAGAGACAAAAGGCGATTCGCCACTTTCAAAAACTGCAAACCGAGTTGCAAATTGGTATGAAAGAATATATCAACGGTCAAGATAATATTGCTGTAAAGCTAATGGCGAAAAGTTATTTTACCCAACTTAAAAAAACCGAAATCATTACTTCTGATGCGTTGGCTAGTAATAAAATAGCAGCCATCAGCAAAGCAATGAAAGACAACAAGCGGAGTGTAACCCGGCTTAATTTTGCTTATGGTGGTCTAACTGCTCAGTTACCGTCACTTAAAGAGGCATTTGATGGTCCTGTTAAACAGTTCATACAGGATGTAGGTAAAAAAAGTGGCGTACTGGATCAGCATTTTAAGTATGTTAACGCGAGTCATGTTTTATATGCAAATATCACAGTACTGGTGGTTGAAGTAGATCAAGCGATGGCGATTCTTGAAACGTTCCGTAGTGAAGCAGAACAAGCGATGGATAACGCGATTGACAACGCTGATCAGATCTATGCGGAGGGTTATACCCAGGCAATCTTGATGGGCGGCGGCGTGACCGTTTTTCTAGTATTTCTTGGCTGGTTATTGGCACAAAATGTGCGCAAGCCTTTAGTTTCTATTCTCAAAGCGCTTGAAGAGTTAACCGCAGGCGATATGACGCAACGGGTTATTGGCAATACATTTATAGAATTCAACCAGCTTAGTAAACATATCAATACGTTAGCATCTAACCTACAAGATATTTTACAAAAGTTAAGTACAACCTCTGGTAATTTAGCGCAAGCAGCAGCACAAAACCAATCTACGATGACTAAATCTAGAGCTAGACTGGATGACCAACGTCAACAAACGGCTTCAGTTGCCACTGCGATGGTCGAGATGGAGCATTCAGTTAAAGATGTTGCTGCAAGTGCACAGAGCTCGATGGATAAAGTCCGTGATGTTGAAGCTGCAGTGCAAACGGGGCGAGATGTAATGAGTGATAATATCTCGACCATTCAACTGTTATCGGAGAATCTTGATGAATCAGTGAAAGTAGTCTCGACAGTTCAGGAGATGAGCAGTGATATAGGGTCTATTTTAGATGTTATTCGCCATATTGCGGACCAAACCAATTTATTAGCATTGAATGCTGCTATCGAGGCTGCACGTGCCGGTGAGCAGGGGCGGGGATTTGCTGTTGTCGCTGATGAGGTAAGGGTGCTGGCTGAACGCACTACACAATCTACAGGTGAAATTGAAGGTATGATTCAAAATTTACAACAGAAATCAGGGCAAGCATCATCGGTAATGCAAACTTGCGTAAACGAAATGAATAAGAGCGTAACGCAAACATCGGATGCTAATAATGCGATGGAGCAAATTCAGGCGAATATTATTGAGATCAGCAAAATGAGTTACCATATAACGCATGCCGCAGAAGAGCAGCGTTCAACAAGCAACTCGATTGCACGTAGTCTGGAAGATATTAGTAATATAGCCGACGATAACAATTTATCGATGGAGAAAATTGCGCAAGTCAGTGACACACTTGATGAATTAGCACATCAACAGAATGAGCTGGTCCATCAATTTAACGTCTAG
- a CDS encoding MalM family protein: MKKLCVVLLTSLLAACSSSDNIVTNAFRTLDTQFSDVAHLSAQLRSDQVKPVSLNNLSFQIASLDSNNKIDITASSPVINFPEGNSFVAALFLPESINRFTFVLESKAGRTVFVPSVVFLNENNQQIARIDNAQFNAKGFFSIERTFTAESAQAIRYILVYSKNSDLDGRSELVDPAREYELSKGRELSEQSFPKLYTKHSPIGHLNIQFKDVFFSAQAINNQGTKQNKVTMVKSAPLVKPPTILSDTEVFYLQQISKAIKEGNGLRAKSLVEEAERAGSTKAKSHYIQELDKQL; encoded by the coding sequence TTGAAAAAATTATGTGTTGTACTGCTGACAAGTTTATTGGCTGCTTGCTCGTCAAGTGACAATATTGTTACTAACGCCTTTCGAACTTTGGATACCCAATTTTCCGATGTTGCGCATCTCAGCGCGCAATTAAGATCCGATCAAGTAAAACCCGTTTCCCTGAATAACTTATCATTTCAAATTGCATCACTCGATAGTAATAATAAAATCGATATAACAGCAAGTTCGCCTGTTATTAATTTTCCAGAAGGAAACTCTTTTGTTGCAGCTTTATTTCTGCCCGAGTCTATCAATCGCTTTACCTTTGTCTTAGAAAGTAAAGCTGGCCGCACAGTCTTTGTACCGAGTGTGGTTTTTCTAAATGAAAATAACCAGCAAATCGCACGCATCGATAATGCGCAGTTTAACGCTAAGGGTTTCTTCTCTATAGAAAGAACGTTTACTGCCGAGAGTGCACAAGCTATCCGTTATATTTTGGTTTACAGCAAGAATAGTGATCTCGATGGTAGAAGTGAGCTTGTTGATCCTGCTCGTGAATATGAATTAAGCAAGGGACGAGAGCTCTCAGAACAATCCTTCCCTAAGCTTTACACTAAACATTCTCCAATCGGGCATCTTAATATCCAATTTAAAGATGTTTTTTTTAGTGCGCAGGCGATTAATAACCAAGGCACTAAACAGAATAAAGTAACGATGGTTAAATCTGCACCCCTTGTCAAACCCCCGACAATATTAAGTGATACAGAAGTATTTTACTTACAGCAGATTAGCAAAGCGATAAAAGAGGGTAATGGTTTGCGCGCTAAGAGTTTAGTTGAAGAAGCAGAGCGTGCAGGTTCAACAAAAGCAAAATCACATTATATTCAAGAGCTTGATAAACAACTGTAA